The genomic window TCCTCCCTCCAGAATCGAACGTCCCAGCCTTAGAACAGCCTCCCTCAGGTCTTTCCCGTCTATGTTAACCGGCTCGTTGTCAAGATAGATGACCTCTATCCCATTCTCCAGTGCCCATTTAGTGACGACGTCAACGGCCGCAGCTTTGAGCTCAACCGCAACCGCGTCTATCCCCCTAAAGGCCTGAAGGTTCTTCAGGAGTAACCGTCTCCTTGATAGGTTGGCCGAGGCGCAGACTATCTCCGCCCCCAGCTTTTCAAGCCATTCACCTGCCCTGGGGAGTGCATCTGGGGAGGTCATAACCAGACCGAGCCTTTTCCCCGAGACGTCCCCTAAGGGTCTTGAGCGTAGGGCCGTCAGATGAACATCTGCTTCAGGATTGATTGACTTTACATCCTCCTTCAGCGCCCTGAGACGTCCTTCACTCACGGAATCGGCCATGGTGACGACGACTATGTCGGCCAGGCTTACCCTGAAGGGACCGAAGTAGCCCCTGATGAAGTCCAATTTTTGTTTTGCGCTGGTTACCAGGATGTAGCCATCGGCGCGGTAGGCGGGAAAAGTTGCCCCGCTGCCCTCAAGGATTATGAGGTCATTGGGGAGACTCTCGGCCAGCCGTATTCCCTCATCTATCACGTCGAAGAACGAAAATCCCGCCATGCCTCCCCCGCAGCGGCGGCAGCCTATGGTTGTTACGCGCGAAGTTAGGGCGTCCTCGAAGTGATCCGATGCGGCGTGTTTTCCACTCTGGGCAAGTTGCAGTAAAAACTCGGGGGTTATCTCGAACTTGTCTCCCTCTATTAGCTCCGGCTTTTCGGGACCGCCGCGTCCCATAGTCACTATCACCGGCCTCGCTATCTCCTTGAGCGTCCTCGCTATGAAGCCGCTCACAGCTGTTTTTCCGACCCTCTTCCCCGTGCCGATAACGGCCAAACTGGGCTTTCGAGTGCTCTTGAGCCTGCGGGGGGCGAAGTAGAAATCGGCCCCCCTGTAAGGGACGCCGTAGAGCATGCAGAGCGAGGCTATCCTGAACCTGTCCTCATAATCGAGTACCGGCTCATCGCTTAAATCAACAACCTCGGTTATATCGTTCTCATCCAAGGCTCTCCTCAGGGAGGTCATATAATCGTGATCGTGGTACACCCTAAGGGCGAGCTTTCCTTCTATATCGCCAACATCCCCAATCTTCTCGCTACCGCCGAGAAAAACCGCACAGCAGACATCACCCAGCTTTCTCACCGCCCAAGCGGTGACATCGGGGTAATGCTCGCCGTCGATCAGGACGAGCCTTCCCTTTCCCATAACACCACCGTTAACATCTAGACCTAGGTGGATTTAACCTTTTGCCGAGATTCTAAAATGGACACCACTGGGGTGGGGGCGGAGACGCACATAGCCCAAGGAACCGTAGGAAGGGTTATAAACCCCGGAGGGGTAAAATAAATGGCAACCGCCCGAGGGCGGTGCCTGAGATGGAGGTGTGTGGAAATGGCTGAGCTGATAGTTAAGTCCAAGGTTAAGGAAGCCGTCAAGGCTATAGAGCCCGAGATGAGGGTTAACCCAGAGTTCTACGAGGCCCTTGAGGCCG from Thermococcus sp. MAR1 includes these protein-coding regions:
- a CDS encoding 2,3-diphosphoglycerate synthetase yields the protein MGKGRLVLIDGEHYPDVTAWAVRKLGDVCCAVFLGGSEKIGDVGDIEGKLALRVYHDHDYMTSLRRALDENDITEVVDLSDEPVLDYEDRFRIASLCMLYGVPYRGADFYFAPRRLKSTRKPSLAVIGTGKRVGKTAVSGFIARTLKEIARPVIVTMGRGGPEKPELIEGDKFEITPEFLLQLAQSGKHAASDHFEDALTSRVTTIGCRRCGGGMAGFSFFDVIDEGIRLAESLPNDLIILEGSGATFPAYRADGYILVTSAKQKLDFIRGYFGPFRVSLADIVVVTMADSVSEGRLRALKEDVKSINPEADVHLTALRSRPLGDVSGKRLGLVMTSPDALPRAGEWLEKLGAEIVCASANLSRRRLLLKNLQAFRGIDAVAVELKAAAVDVVTKWALENGIEVIYLDNEPVNIDGKDLREAVLRLGRSILEGGR